In Castanea sativa cultivar Marrone di Chiusa Pesio chromosome 6, ASM4071231v1, a single window of DNA contains:
- the LOC142638004 gene encoding glutamate receptor 2.8-like — MATTLTFTFLTLVLLLVEKATVDGRTATLGKEHVRGIIGAIIDYSSRIGKEQKVAMEMAIKDVFNKTNQRFDLHIKNTQSEPVQAALAAWDLIRNQQVQAILGPHTWEEASLVAEIGNKAQIPVLSFADTTPQWATKKWPFLLQASPNQNAQMKAIAAIIQSWEWHQVTVIYEDNDSLLSEVIPHLSDALLEFGAEISHTVALSPYASSSSLSVELERLKGEQHRVFVVHLSFTLAVRLLERAKEMNMMEKDYVWITTEPFTSFIHSLSASSISSMQGIIGVKSYFPQNHPHFQNFYTRFRKNFSLENPEEDKNEPGIFAAQAFDAVQTVCLAMMRSSEGSQPLLDNIMLSEYNGLNGKVQFIDKKVTPAHIFQIINVFGKSYKELGFWSKRKGFSVTTDERTANNTSMRSLEKVYWPGGTWTAPRGWTLPTNANPLRIGVPTKSSFKQFVSVVQDQSKNSTAYEGFAIDLFQAIVGSLPYYLPYNFTPFDGTYDEIVEQVYFKKFDAVVGDVAIVAKRFRHAAFTQPYTESGLVMIVPVRIRPQTTNRGLLFMKPFTKAMWALIGAIIVYNGFVVWLIERNHNPELKGSASNQIRALLCLAFTSLFSLHGGKLHSNLSRMAMVVWLFVALVITQIYTANLTSILTVQKLEASVNGIESLQYGNAVVGCCRGSFVAKYLVDVLRFHKGNIRTYNSPEEYAHALRSKEIAAAFLEVPFAKLFLAKYCREFITAGPTYKVGGFSYVFPRGSLLLHDVNKALLNVSESGRLLEIEKSMVASEKCVDYVESIEEVSSLSPTTFSVLFMLTGGTSTVALMVYVVFYKLFGHKTIWRHLGVMRNRWTFSPGLIDM; from the exons ATGGCTACAACTCTTACCTTCACATTCTTGACCTTGGTCTTGTTACTTGTAGAAAAGGCTACCGTAGATGGAAGGACCGCCACACTTGGAAAGGAACATGTCAGAGGCATTATAGGGGCAATAATAGACTACAGTTCTCGCATTGGTAAGGAACAGAAAGTGGCGATGGAGATGGCTATAAAGGATGTCTTTAACAAGACAAATCAAAGATTTGATTTGCACATTAAAAATACTCAAAGTGAACCTGTACAGGCAGCTCTCGCGG CTTGGGATCTCATAAGGAACCAACAAGTGCAAGCCATACTGGGACCACATACATGGGAAGAAGCTTCTCTAGTTGCAGAGATTGGAAACAAAGCTCAAATCCCAGTTCTTTCCTTTGCTGATACAACTCCACAATGGGCAACAAAGAAGTGGCCTTTCCTGCTTCAAGCTTCACCAAACCAGAATGCACAGATGAAAGCCATAGCTGCTATTATTCAGTCTTGGGAATGGCATCAGGTCACTGTAATTTACGAAGATAATGACTCTTTGCTCAGTGAAGTCATACCTCATCTATCTGATGCCCTGCTAGAATTTGGGGCAGAGATAAGCCATACTGTAGCCCTCTCACcatatgcttcttcttcttcattgtctgTAGAGCTCGAGAGGCTTAAAGGTGAACAACACCGAGTTTTTGTGGTTCATTTGTCGTTTACATTAGCTGTGAGACTTCTTGAGAGGGCTAAAGAAATGAACATGATGGAGAAAGACTATGTCTGGATCACTACAGAACCCTTTACAAGCTTTATCCATTCCCTCAGTGCCTCCTCCATTTCTTCAATGCAAGGCATTATAGGAGTAAAAAGCTACTTCCCTCAGAACCATCCtcattttcaaaacttttacACTAGATTTCGTAAAAACTTTAGCTTGGAAAATCCAGAAGAGGACAAAAATGAACCTGGGATTTTTGCTGCGCAGGCCTTTGATGCTGTACAGACAGTTTGTCTAGCAATGATGAGAAGCAGCGAGGGCAGCCAACCATTGTTAGATAACATTATGCTGAGTGAATATAATGGCTTAAATGGAAAGGTTCAATTTATTGACAAGAAAGTAACTCCTGCACATATATTTCAGATCATCAATGTGTTTGGGAAGAGTTATAAGGAACTTGGGTTCTGGTCAAAAAGAAAGGGTTTCTCAGTGACTACTGATGAAAGAACTGCAAACAACACTTCTATGAGGAGTTTGGAGAAGGTGTATTGGCCAGGTGGAACTTGGACTGCTCCAAGAGGATGGACTCTTCCAACAAATGCCAACCCACTGAGGATTGGTGTACCCACCAAATCAAGTTTCAAACAATTTGTGAGTGTGGTACAAGATCAGTCAAAAAACAGTACTGCTTATGAAGGATTTGCAATTGACTTGTTCCAAGCAATTGTTGGAAGCTTGCCATACTACCTGCCATACAATTTTACTCCCTTTGATGGAACTTATGATGAAATAGTGGAGCAGGTTTATTTCAAG AAGTTCGATGCAGTGGTTGGTGATGTAGCCATAGTGGCCAAGCGGTTTCGACATGCAGCGTTCACACAGCCCTACACAGAATCAGGATTGGTGATGATAGTTCCAGTTCGGATTCGACCACAAACTACTAATAGAGGATTGCTGTTCATGAAGCCATTCACAAAAGCCATGTGGGCTTTAATAGGGGCAATAATTGTCTATAATGGCTTTGTTGTGTGGTTGATAGAACGGAATCACAACCCCGAACTCAAAGGTTCTGCTTCGAATCAAATTCGTGCCTTGCTGTGCTTAGCCTTCACTAGTCTCTTCTCTTTACATG GGGGGAAACTACATAGCAATCTATCACGCATGGCAATGGTGGTGTGGTTATTTGTAGCACTAGTAATCACGCAAATATACACGGCTAACCTAACCAGTATACTCACAGTGCAAAAGCTTGAAGCCAGTGTAAATGGTATTGAGTCACTGCAGTACGGAAATGCAGTGGTTGGATGCTGTAGGGGATCATTCGTAGCAAAATATTTGGTAGATGTCTTACGATTCCACAAGGGTAATATCAGGACTTATAACTCACCAGAAGAATATGCTCATGCACTTAGAAGTAAGGAAATAGCAGCAGCCTTTCTTGAAGTTCCTTTTGCCAAATTATTCCTTGCAAAATACTGCAGAGAGTTTATTACTGCTGGACCGACTTACAAAGTTGGAGGATTCTCATAT GTATTTCCAAGAGGGTCTCTGCTGCTTCATGATGTAAATAAAGCACTACTGAACGTATCTGAAAGTGGTAGGTTACTGGAAATAGAGAAAAGCATGGTTGCATCTGAGAAGTGTGTGGATTATGTGGAGTCCATTGAAGAAGTTTCCAGTCTTAGCCCTACTACGTTTTCGGTTCTTTTCATGTTAACTGGAGGTACATCAACGGTAGCTCTTATGGTCTATGTTgttttttacaaactttttgGGCATAAAACCATCTGGAGACACTTGGGTGTAATGAGAAATCGGTGGACATTCTCTCCAGGACTCATTGATATGTAG
- the LOC142638005 gene encoding uncharacterized protein LOC142638005, translated as MAMDSKISMPESSKRLLFDRRYGWVIDEWKDPSEEALAGGRGMFCILPLTKALMKTVSQSISLAGSSAVKALERTELLLPQIVQDGLNDQLHKFMSSLENRKFNQLFLKENLQTNAISCSSHLHMDGSESQDSQLA; from the exons ATGGCTATGGACTCCAAAATTTCAATGCCAGAGTCCTCCAAACGCCTTCTTTTCGACCGTCGTTACGGCTGGGT AATTGACGAATGGAAAGACCCATCTGAGGAAGCACTTGCTGGAGGCCGAGGAAt GTTTTGCATACTGCCTCTAACAAAAGCTTTGATGAAGACGGTTTCTCAATCG ATTAGTCTTGCAGGGAGCTCTGCAGTTAAAGCTCTTGAAAGGACAGAACTACTGTTGCCTCAGATAGTCCAAGATGGTCTAAATGATCAGCTTCACAAGTTCATGTCTTCATTGGAGAATCGAAAATTCAACCAACTcttcctcaaagaaaatttgcAAACAAATGCAATCAGTTGCTCTTCGCATCTACATATGGATGGCAGTGAATCACAAGATTCACAACTGGCTTGA